A single Thermaerobacter sp. FW80 DNA region contains:
- a CDS encoding ABC transporter permease: MTVFSPVKTTVVASETSVRVRHALARLGPLLGLALMCGLLAVLHPRFLEGANLVNVARQVSIQAIIGAGMTVVILTGGIDLSVGSVLAFSGAIAARLAADGLPVSVVLVGALAVGVTCGVLNGILVAYGRIAPFIATLGSMTAVRGLTLAFTGGRPITGLGEGFRALGSEWAPILIMICVYAVVWAFLGHTRAGRYIYAVGSNEEAAWVSGIAVRKIRLLAYSLSGLTAALGGVVLAARLNSAQPTAGTGFELDAIAAVVLGGTGLSGGAGGVGGTLVGALIIGVVNNGLNLINVSSFYQQVVKGLVILIAVLLDRGRR; this comes from the coding sequence ACGGTAGTTGCATCTGAAACTTCCGTGCGAGTACGTCATGCACTGGCTCGCCTGGGACCGTTGTTGGGCCTGGCACTCATGTGTGGGCTACTGGCCGTTTTGCATCCGCGGTTCCTAGAAGGAGCGAATCTAGTCAACGTAGCACGGCAAGTCTCGATCCAAGCTATCATCGGTGCCGGGATGACCGTCGTCATCTTAACAGGCGGTATTGATCTGTCGGTGGGGTCGGTGCTAGCCTTTAGCGGTGCTATAGCGGCGAGGTTGGCCGCGGATGGGTTGCCCGTGTCGGTTGTCTTGGTTGGAGCTCTCGCAGTTGGCGTGACGTGTGGCGTGCTGAACGGGATACTTGTCGCTTACGGACGCATAGCGCCGTTCATTGCCACCTTGGGATCGATGACCGCCGTGCGTGGGTTAACCCTGGCTTTCACGGGCGGCCGTCCTATTACGGGCCTCGGTGAGGGTTTTCGTGCGCTGGGTTCGGAGTGGGCGCCAATCCTGATCATGATCTGTGTCTACGCGGTCGTATGGGCTTTCCTCGGCCACACCCGCGCGGGTCGCTACATCTATGCTGTTGGCTCAAATGAGGAAGCTGCCTGGGTTTCCGGCATAGCGGTCCGTAAGATACGTCTTCTGGCTTATAGTCTGTCGGGACTCACTGCGGCGCTTGGCGGTGTTGTGCTGGCAGCACGTCTTAACTCGGCCCAGCCAACAGCGGGTACGGGGTTTGAACTGGATGCCATTGCAGCGGTTGTGCTCGGCGGCACAGGGCTGTCGGGCGGCGCAGGGGGAGTAGGCGGAACCCTTGTTGGTGCTCTAATCATCGGCGTGGTGAATAACGGTCTTAACCTAATCAACGTCTCGTCCTTCTATCAACAAGTGGTGAAAGGGCTTGTTATCCTGATAGCCGTGTTGCTTGACCGCGGGCGACGCTAA
- a CDS encoding D-ribose ABC transporter substrate-binding protein, producing MRKWKQAALGLLAILAVGILSACGGNQGQATNGQMGSSDTTNESKDDVVIGLAISTLNNPFFVDLEAGAKEAAEAAGANLVVLDAQDDPARQVSQIEDLVTQGVDAIVINPTDGDAVVPAIEKANQANIPVITVDRAATGGKVATHIASDNVAGGRMAGEYIIDLLGGEGKVVELEGIPGTSAARDRGQGFNEVIGSADGIEVVARQPADFDRAKGMSVMENILQAQPEIDAVFAHNDEMALGALEAIKASGRSGIKVIGFDGTPDAVAAVKAGELVSVPGGGGNRRAVGPEPGGP from the coding sequence GTGCGGAAATGGAAGCAGGCGGCGTTGGGGCTGCTCGCTATTCTGGCTGTGGGTATACTTAGTGCGTGTGGTGGTAACCAGGGGCAGGCTACCAACGGCCAGATGGGTTCCTCTGATACGACGAATGAATCAAAGGACGACGTAGTCATTGGGCTGGCGATTTCGACTCTGAACAACCCGTTCTTCGTTGATCTTGAGGCAGGGGCGAAGGAGGCAGCTGAGGCTGCTGGAGCAAATTTGGTCGTCCTTGATGCCCAGGACGACCCGGCCCGGCAGGTAAGCCAGATTGAGGATCTAGTAACGCAAGGCGTTGACGCCATCGTTATCAACCCCACCGACGGGGACGCCGTTGTCCCAGCGATTGAGAAGGCGAATCAAGCCAACATCCCTGTGATCACGGTCGACCGGGCGGCAACGGGCGGTAAGGTCGCTACACACATTGCCTCGGATAACGTTGCAGGCGGTCGTATGGCTGGCGAGTACATCATCGATCTGCTCGGGGGCGAGGGGAAGGTGGTGGAGTTGGAGGGAATTCCTGGAACGTCGGCCGCCCGTGATCGCGGCCAGGGGTTCAACGAGGTTATTGGTTCGGCTGACGGTATCGAGGTAGTGGCACGGCAACCAGCTGACTTCGACCGCGCCAAAGGAATGAGCGTGATGGAGAACATCCTGCAAGCTCAGCCGGAGATCGATGCTGTCTTCGCTCACAACGACGAGATGGCGTTGGGAGCACTTGAGGCGATTAAAGCCTCCGGTCGTTCAGGCATCAAAGTTATCGGCTTTGACGGTACCCCCGACGCCGTAGCGGCCGTTAAAGCCGGTGAACTGGTTAGTGTCCCAGGTGGTGGTGGAAATCGCCGGGCTGTAGGGCCCGAGCCTGGTGGCCCTTGA
- a CDS encoding IS256 family transposase: MALLELLRKHQGEPEADALREGLRWLAQQLMELEVSELVGAQRYERTETRKTYRNGYRSRPWDTRVGTIELRIPKLRQGSYFPSLLEPRRRAERALVAVVQEAYVQGVSTRKVDDLVRALGLDGISKSEVSRLCAELDERMERFRNRPLEGEYPYVWLDAKPIKVRQDHRVVNMAAVIAVGVKRTGEREVLGFDVGAAETYEFWLAFLRSLVARGLKGVRLVISDAHEGLKRAISEVLAGASWQRCRVHFMRNLLARVPKHAQPMVAALVRTIFAQPDLESAREQLEHVAANLDRRFPQAAALLRDAMEDVLAYMAFPTEHWRRIHSTNVLERLNRELARRCDVVGIFPNMAAAIRLLGALLEEQQDEWLVSRRYFSLESMAKIDACTSHEATRLHETEATLKVLAM, from the coding sequence ATGGCACTTCTCGAGCTTCTACGCAAACACCAGGGGGAGCCGGAAGCCGATGCCCTGCGGGAAGGACTACGCTGGCTGGCCCAACAGCTCATGGAGCTCGAGGTGAGCGAACTCGTTGGCGCTCAGCGGTACGAGCGCACGGAAACGCGCAAGACCTACCGGAACGGCTATCGCTCCCGGCCCTGGGATACCCGCGTGGGCACCATCGAGCTGCGGATCCCAAAGCTCCGCCAGGGCAGCTACTTCCCAAGCCTGCTGGAGCCACGCCGGCGGGCGGAACGGGCCCTGGTCGCCGTGGTGCAGGAGGCTTATGTGCAGGGGGTCAGCACCCGGAAGGTCGACGACCTGGTCCGGGCCTTGGGCCTGGACGGCATCAGCAAGAGCGAGGTGTCGCGACTCTGCGCGGAACTGGACGAGCGGATGGAGCGCTTCCGCAACCGTCCCCTGGAAGGCGAGTACCCCTACGTTTGGCTCGACGCCAAGCCGATCAAGGTGCGGCAGGACCACCGGGTGGTGAACATGGCCGCGGTCATCGCCGTCGGGGTGAAGCGAACCGGGGAGCGCGAGGTGCTGGGCTTTGACGTGGGCGCCGCCGAGACGTACGAGTTCTGGCTCGCGTTTCTCCGCAGCCTGGTGGCCCGCGGGCTCAAGGGTGTTCGCCTCGTCATCTCCGATGCCCATGAGGGGCTCAAGCGCGCCATCAGCGAGGTGCTGGCGGGCGCCAGCTGGCAACGGTGCCGCGTGCACTTCATGCGGAACCTGCTGGCCCGGGTGCCCAAGCACGCCCAGCCGATGGTGGCGGCCCTGGTGCGGACGATCTTCGCCCAGCCCGACCTGGAGTCCGCCCGGGAGCAGCTGGAACACGTGGCAGCCAACCTGGACCGGCGATTCCCCCAGGCCGCCGCTCTGCTTCGGGATGCAATGGAGGACGTGCTGGCGTACATGGCCTTCCCGACCGAGCACTGGCGGCGGATCCACTCGACCAACGTTCTGGAGCGGCTGAATCGGGAACTGGCCCGGCGCTGCGACGTGGTGGGGATCTTCCCGAACATGGCCGCCGCCATCCGCCTGTTGGGAGCTCTTCTCGAGGAGCAACAGGACGAATGGCTGGTGTCCCGGCGGTACTTCAGCCTGGAGTCGATGGCCAAGATTGACGCGTGTACATCACATGAGGCTACGCGGCTCCATGAAACCGAAGCAACCCTGAAGGTGCTGGCCATGTAA
- a CDS encoding S-layer homology domain-containing protein has product MAGIVVTALVVAILASHVSYVQASHGEFPDVDGVLTGDILKAHDVGLVDGFPDGTFRPGARVTRAAFAKMLVLAVERATGTELPLGREFFLDVTEGQKLYEYVVKAYNAGFILGYTDGTFGYDKNITRKEAAVIIQRALNLAPASEPFDDVPADSWFADAVGAVARANIMKGYDDFVWRYFRPDMELTRGQAAAVAYRAYSFKRNEVNPPLGSPKNPAPIGTEFPVGDKWMVKILSIDPDAWPEISEESMFNDPPDPGYQYVMARVRVTYVGTDSSGSFIDVHFDYLDANSVRATDSCGVIPDPLLGGFETILPGYAKEGNVCWSVASDAVRGGIIAVSSFWDGPRVYFEGVR; this is encoded by the coding sequence TTGGCAGGTATCGTAGTAACAGCCCTAGTAGTCGCCATACTGGCTTCGCATGTATCTTACGTCCAGGCCAGCCACGGCGAGTTTCCTGATGTCGATGGCGTGCTGACAGGCGACATCTTAAAGGCACATGACGTCGGGCTAGTCGACGGATTTCCTGACGGGACCTTCCGCCCAGGTGCCAGGGTGACTCGTGCGGCCTTCGCAAAAATGCTTGTTCTAGCTGTTGAACGGGCTACGGGAACAGAATTGCCTCTTGGGAGAGAATTTTTCCTGGATGTCACCGAAGGGCAGAAGCTATACGAATACGTTGTAAAGGCTTACAACGCGGGCTTCATACTGGGATACACAGATGGAACTTTTGGTTATGACAAAAACATTACGAGAAAGGAAGCTGCTGTGATCATCCAACGTGCCTTGAACCTCGCTCCAGCGTCGGAACCATTTGATGACGTTCCCGCGGACAGCTGGTTCGCAGATGCTGTCGGCGCCGTTGCGCGGGCCAACATTATGAAAGGATACGACGACTTTGTGTGGCGATACTTCCGACCCGATATGGAGCTGACACGTGGACAGGCGGCTGCAGTAGCCTATCGCGCCTACTCTTTCAAGAGAAATGAAGTCAATCCGCCGTTAGGTAGCCCGAAGAATCCTGCTCCAATCGGTACGGAGTTTCCCGTCGGGGATAAGTGGATGGTCAAGATCCTCAGCATCGATCCAGACGCATGGCCTGAGATTTCTGAAGAATCCATGTTTAACGATCCGCCCGACCCTGGATACCAGTATGTGATGGCTCGTGTCCGAGTGACATACGTCGGTACCGATAGTTCCGGTTCGTTCATCGACGTGCATTTCGACTATCTCGATGCCAATAGCGTTCGAGCTACGGATTCCTGCGGCGTCATCCCTGATCCCCTACTTGGCGGTTTCGAGACCATTTTGCCTGGATACGCTAAAGAGGGGAATGTGTGCTGGTCGGTCGCGTCCGATGCGGTAAGGGGCGGCATAATCGCCGTGTCCTCGTTCTGGGATGGTCCCCGCGTCTACTTTGAGGGGGTGCGATGA
- a CDS encoding PIN domain-containing protein, with translation MERWLLDTNLIIYLLAPDQAPSDSIRERVRGLFERAARGEATLVVTPVVVFETLLVLMGFDLHPREAARLVERVLAWTGVECEDEAHVLYALSRLSKKLDFVGGYLASRSHAEPYRVASNDRDLRRLGARMAER, from the coding sequence ATGGAGCGGTGGCTTCTGGATACGAACCTCATCATCTACCTGCTGGCTCCCGATCAGGCGCCGAGCGATTCGATTCGCGAGCGGGTCCGGGGTCTTTTTGAGCGGGCGGCGCGGGGCGAGGCGACCCTGGTGGTGACGCCCGTCGTGGTGTTCGAGACGTTGCTGGTCCTCATGGGATTCGACCTGCACCCCCGCGAAGCGGCCCGCCTCGTCGAGCGGGTGCTCGCCTGGACCGGCGTGGAGTGCGAGGACGAGGCGCACGTCCTGTATGCCCTGAGCCGGCTCTCGAAGAAACTCGATTTCGTGGGCGGCTACCTGGCCTCGCGGTCCCATGCCGAGCCCTACCGGGTCGCCTCCAACGACCGCGACCTCAGGCGCCTGGGAGCAAGGATGGCGGAAAGGTGA
- a CDS encoding winged helix-turn-helix domain-containing protein codes for MTGRAPAAGRHAGGRDGRVVRVSRQAAANFLLERLGLLGRATPAPVPAVRPPSAVPSAPGPADGGDPAGGGARLSDAAAGTRRRTATAGDVLAVLTQLGAVQLDPVNVVERNHHLVFFNRLPGYRPALFEELYDEGQVFEAWCHARCALPVSWYPAFRPAFRTVSADRLDPAVREWMGRILEMVATGGAVSPRRIDSGERVIGYWDRDVPATRAVSQALQHLWEEGRLVVRSRRGNERTYDLPERVLPKEVLVRQLDAGEAAEQRIRHYAQAMVLFDPGDPYFGWHRWPAPRRREEAERRVAVGEWVRVEIEGVKRPYYAAAEDRERLESAGELPESRSARFLPPLDNLLWRRSRVRDLFGFDYTWEIYIPAAKRRYGPYTMPVLYRNRLVGRIDLEFRQVTRTLVVHRLALEPAYERWNRSIQRAVAAEVERLGRYLGAASLERTPLVAKPF; via the coding sequence ATGACGGGGCGGGCACCGGCCGCGGGGCGGCACGCCGGTGGTCGCGACGGGCGGGTGGTGCGGGTCAGCCGGCAGGCGGCCGCCAACTTCTTGCTGGAACGTCTGGGCTTGCTGGGGCGTGCCACGCCGGCCCCAGTGCCTGCGGTTCGACCCCCGTCCGCGGTGCCGTCGGCTCCCGGTCCGGCCGACGGCGGTGACCCCGCCGGGGGTGGCGCAAGACTTTCGGATGCGGCGGCCGGGACCCGTCGCCGCACGGCCACCGCCGGGGACGTGCTCGCCGTCCTGACCCAGCTCGGTGCGGTGCAGCTGGATCCGGTCAACGTGGTGGAACGCAACCACCACCTGGTCTTCTTCAACCGCCTGCCAGGCTACCGTCCCGCCCTGTTCGAGGAACTCTACGACGAGGGCCAGGTGTTTGAGGCCTGGTGCCACGCCCGCTGCGCCCTGCCCGTGAGCTGGTATCCCGCCTTCCGGCCGGCTTTCCGGACGGTGTCGGCCGACCGGCTCGACCCCGCCGTGCGGGAGTGGATGGGGCGAATCCTGGAGATGGTGGCGACGGGGGGCGCTGTGTCCCCGCGGCGGATCGACTCGGGCGAGCGGGTCATCGGCTACTGGGACCGGGACGTGCCGGCCACCCGGGCCGTCAGCCAAGCCCTGCAGCACCTGTGGGAGGAAGGCCGACTGGTGGTCCGCTCCCGGCGGGGCAACGAGCGCACCTACGATCTGCCCGAGCGGGTCTTGCCGAAGGAGGTGCTGGTCCGGCAACTGGACGCCGGCGAAGCCGCAGAGCAGCGAATCCGGCACTACGCCCAGGCCATGGTCCTGTTCGACCCCGGGGACCCGTATTTCGGCTGGCACCGCTGGCCTGCGCCCCGGCGGCGGGAGGAGGCGGAGCGGCGGGTTGCTGTCGGGGAGTGGGTGCGCGTCGAGATCGAGGGTGTCAAGCGGCCCTACTACGCGGCGGCGGAGGACCGCGAGCGGCTGGAATCCGCCGGCGAGCTACCGGAGTCCCGCAGCGCCAGGTTCCTCCCGCCCCTGGACAACCTGCTCTGGCGCCGGAGCCGGGTGCGTGACCTGTTCGGCTTCGACTATACGTGGGAGATCTACATCCCGGCCGCCAAACGGCGCTACGGGCCGTACACCATGCCGGTGTTGTACCGGAACCGCCTGGTGGGCCGCATCGACCTGGAGTTCCGTCAGGTCACCCGCACCCTCGTCGTGCACCGCCTCGCTCTCGAGCCGGCGTACGAGCGCTGGAACCGGTCCATCCAGCGGGCAGTGGCGGCGGAGGTGGAGCGGCTGGGGCGGTATCTCGGTGCGGCGAGCCTCGAGAGGACGCCGCTCGTTGCCAAGCCGTTCTAG
- a CDS encoding AbrB/MazE/SpoVT family DNA-binding domain-containing protein, which yields MGTRGDRAVAVVKILQRGQMTLPKAIRERVGLEEGDDVLVYVNGEGEIVLYPLPRPRSLKELGSVLKIDRPVDTEEARDAIRASRARRWAEKHGLDGPGAQALAQAAAGREPVEDRVRE from the coding sequence GTGGGGACGCGAGGTGATCGCGCCGTGGCCGTGGTGAAGATCCTCCAGAGGGGGCAGATGACCCTGCCCAAGGCGATCCGCGAGCGCGTCGGTCTGGAGGAGGGGGACGACGTGCTCGTGTACGTCAACGGCGAGGGCGAGATCGTGCTGTACCCGCTGCCGCGGCCGCGGAGTCTCAAGGAGCTGGGCAGCGTGCTGAAGATCGATCGGCCCGTGGACACGGAGGAGGCCCGGGACGCGATCCGTGCATCCCGGGCTCGGCGGTGGGCCGAAAAGCATGGCCTGGACGGGCCGGGCGCACAGGCGCTGGCGCAGGCGGCCGCGGGGCGGGAACCGGTCGAGGACCGGGTGAGGGAATAG
- a CDS encoding PIN domain-containing protein, with protein MSTWLLDANVIVYCLARDHILANPQAAHLHERFEALDRALERAIAAGHRLLVTPVVVAGALCVLEGAYRYRPAEAVAALLQFIRTPEVDVEDEEAVLAGLRHHAAGQLDFVDGYLAARASGDEDVHLLTNDRGIARRTGARVVQW; from the coding sequence GTGAGCACCTGGTTGCTCGACGCCAACGTCATCGTGTATTGCCTGGCTCGCGACCACATCCTGGCGAACCCGCAGGCCGCTCACCTTCACGAGCGCTTCGAGGCGCTCGACCGGGCCTTGGAGCGAGCCATCGCCGCGGGGCACCGGCTGCTCGTCACGCCCGTCGTGGTGGCCGGGGCGCTCTGTGTCCTAGAAGGCGCCTACCGCTACCGTCCTGCCGAGGCGGTCGCGGCCCTTCTCCAGTTCATCCGCACCCCTGAGGTCGACGTGGAAGACGAAGAGGCCGTCCTGGCCGGACTCCGCCACCATGCGGCAGGGCAGCTCGACTTCGTGGATGGGTACCTTGCGGCCAGGGCGTCGGGGGACGAGGACGTCCACTTGCTGACGAACGACCGCGGCATCGCAAGGCGCACCGGGGCGCGCGTTGTGCAGTGGTAA
- the hemE gene encoding uroporphyrinogen decarboxylase, producing the protein MTPSQRFLAACRRQPVDRTPVWFMRQAGRIFPEFRALRRHYGFEELMQHPDLCAEITVMPVERLGVDAAILFADIMTPLKPLGVDYRIEPGVGPVVGRPLASAADLGRLRRFDPRDELAPVLETVRLVRRALGERVPLIGFAGAPFTLACYLVEGRPSREFHRTRALMYGDPAFWHGLMKRLAETVLEYLRAQVEAGVQAVQLFDSWVGGLGPAAYRRFVLPYSRRVLEGLADLGVPRIHFGTGTAALLPLMAEAGAEVVGVDWRVDLDQAWAAIGPERAIQGNLDPAALLAPFAQVEELARDVLRRAAGRPGHIFNLGHGVLPETPVDHLRRLVELVHRVTERPVQPAPTAGS; encoded by the coding sequence TTGACGCCCAGCCAGCGCTTCCTCGCCGCCTGCCGGCGGCAGCCCGTGGACCGGACGCCCGTCTGGTTCATGCGCCAGGCGGGCCGCATCTTCCCGGAGTTCCGGGCGCTGCGGCGGCACTACGGGTTCGAGGAGCTCATGCAGCACCCGGACCTCTGCGCCGAGATCACCGTGATGCCCGTGGAGCGGCTGGGGGTCGACGCGGCCATCCTCTTCGCCGACATCATGACGCCGCTCAAGCCCCTGGGCGTCGACTACCGCATCGAGCCCGGGGTGGGGCCGGTGGTGGGCCGGCCGCTGGCGTCGGCCGCGGACCTGGGGCGGCTGCGCCGGTTCGACCCCCGGGACGAACTGGCCCCGGTGCTGGAGACGGTGCGGCTGGTGCGGCGGGCGCTGGGCGAGCGGGTGCCGCTGATCGGCTTCGCCGGCGCGCCCTTCACCCTGGCCTGCTACCTGGTCGAGGGGCGCCCGTCGCGGGAGTTCCATCGCACCCGGGCGCTGATGTACGGCGATCCCGCCTTCTGGCACGGGCTGATGAAGCGGCTGGCGGAGACGGTGCTGGAGTACCTGCGGGCCCAGGTGGAGGCCGGCGTCCAGGCGGTGCAGCTGTTCGACTCCTGGGTGGGCGGCCTCGGGCCCGCGGCGTACCGCCGGTTCGTCCTGCCCTACTCGCGCCGCGTGCTCGAGGGCCTGGCGGACCTCGGGGTGCCACGGATCCACTTCGGAACGGGGACCGCGGCCCTGCTGCCGCTGATGGCCGAGGCCGGGGCGGAGGTGGTCGGCGTCGACTGGCGGGTCGACCTGGACCAGGCCTGGGCGGCCATCGGTCCGGAGCGGGCGATCCAGGGCAACCTCGATCCGGCGGCCCTGTTGGCGCCCTTCGCCCAGGTGGAGGAGCTGGCTCGCGACGTGCTGCGCCGGGCGGCGGGACGGCCCGGGCACATCTTCAACCTGGGCCACGGCGTGTTGCCCGAGACCCCCGTCGACCACCTGCGACGGCTCGTGGAGCTGGTGCATCGGGTGACGGAGCGGCCGGTGCAGCCGGCGCCCACGGCGGGGTCGTGA
- a CDS encoding BrxA/BrxB family bacilliredoxin yields MSMEMLDMFFAPMREELVRLGFKELRTPDEVDQAMAEAEDDTTTLVVVNSMCGCAGGIARPAVAMALEHPRRPQRWLTVFASQDREATARMREYFTGQPPSSPSIALLKGRQLVYMLHRSDIENRTPEEVAADLKAAFDRFCA; encoded by the coding sequence ATGAGCATGGAGATGCTCGACATGTTCTTCGCGCCCATGCGCGAGGAGCTGGTGCGCCTGGGCTTCAAGGAGCTGCGGACGCCTGATGAGGTGGATCAGGCCATGGCCGAGGCCGAAGACGACACCACGACCCTGGTGGTGGTCAACTCCATGTGCGGCTGCGCCGGCGGCATCGCCCGCCCGGCGGTGGCCATGGCCCTCGAGCACCCGCGGCGGCCCCAGCGCTGGCTGACGGTGTTCGCCAGCCAGGACCGCGAGGCGACGGCCCGCATGCGGGAGTACTTCACGGGGCAGCCGCCGTCCTCGCCGTCCATCGCCCTGCTCAAGGGCCGGCAGCTGGTGTACATGCTCCACCGCAGCGACATCGAGAACCGCACGCCGGAGGAGGTGGCCGCCGACCTCAAGGCCGCCTTCGACCGCTTCTGCGCCTGA
- a CDS encoding OsmC family protein, producing MKRGTVRWKEGSHYVGANDLGLEVPFQGPPREGERRVAPSPKDLVLLGLGGCTAVDVVEILHKMRQPLGALIVDLEAEESAEHPKVFTRVRLVYRLEGHGLDPERAVRAVTLSQQKYCGVSAMIGRTAAIHYAVEVNGQRVHEGTAGEAVPTADGGV from the coding sequence ATGAAGCGGGGCACGGTGCGCTGGAAGGAAGGCAGCCACTACGTCGGCGCCAACGATCTGGGCCTGGAGGTGCCGTTCCAGGGGCCGCCGCGGGAGGGGGAGCGGCGGGTGGCGCCGTCGCCCAAGGACCTGGTGCTGCTGGGGTTGGGCGGCTGCACCGCCGTCGACGTCGTGGAGATCCTCCACAAGATGCGGCAGCCCCTGGGCGCGCTGATCGTCGATCTGGAGGCGGAGGAGTCCGCGGAGCACCCCAAGGTGTTCACGCGGGTGCGGCTGGTGTACCGGCTGGAGGGACACGGTCTCGACCCCGAGCGGGCGGTGCGGGCCGTGACGCTGAGCCAGCAGAAGTACTGCGGCGTCAGCGCCATGATCGGCCGCACCGCGGCCATCCACTACGCCGTCGAGGTCAACGGGCAGCGGGTGCACGAGGGCACGGCCGGGGAGGCGGTCCCGACGGCTGACGGCGGCGTCTGA
- a CDS encoding sulfite exporter TauE/SafE family protein produces the protein MHRLLVFALVGLVAQLVDGALGMAYGVTSSSLLLLYGLTPAAASASVHLAETITTALSGLAHWRLGNWHKPTLRGLVLPGAVGAFLGAVLLSSLPAARVRPLVAGFLLILGVYILVRFALASTPRRPRPPRIRLRYVVPLGFVAGLLDATGGGGWGPIATPALMVRGTLPPHQVVGSVSIAEFAVALSATLGFALSLGWEAVAWAQVAALVAGGAVAAPLAAWMARKLPAQVLGVLVGTAVLLVNLRTLFGAAGVTGLARAAGYVVVAAVCGGLLVQVAVRSRRTAVSQVQHPATD, from the coding sequence TTGCACCGCTTGCTGGTCTTCGCCCTGGTCGGGCTCGTCGCCCAGCTGGTCGACGGCGCCCTGGGCATGGCCTACGGGGTGACGTCGTCCTCGCTCCTGCTGCTCTACGGCCTGACCCCCGCGGCCGCCTCCGCCTCGGTCCACCTGGCGGAGACCATCACCACGGCCCTGTCGGGGCTCGCCCACTGGCGGCTGGGCAATTGGCACAAGCCGACCCTGCGGGGACTGGTGCTGCCGGGCGCCGTCGGCGCCTTCCTCGGGGCCGTGCTGCTGTCGTCGCTGCCGGCGGCGCGGGTCCGGCCCCTGGTGGCCGGGTTCCTCCTGATCCTGGGCGTCTACATCCTCGTGCGGTTCGCCCTGGCTTCGACCCCCCGCCGTCCGCGGCCACCTCGCATCCGGCTCCGCTACGTGGTGCCCCTGGGCTTCGTGGCGGGCCTGCTGGATGCGACGGGCGGCGGCGGGTGGGGGCCCATCGCGACGCCGGCGCTGATGGTGCGGGGGACGCTGCCGCCCCACCAGGTGGTGGGCTCGGTCTCCATCGCGGAGTTCGCCGTCGCCCTCTCCGCGACCCTGGGTTTCGCGCTGAGCCTGGGGTGGGAGGCGGTGGCGTGGGCCCAGGTGGCCGCCCTGGTGGCCGGCGGCGCGGTGGCGGCCCCGCTGGCGGCCTGGATGGCCCGCAAGCTGCCCGCGCAGGTGCTGGGGGTGCTGGTGGGCACGGCGGTGCTGCTGGTGAACCTGCGCACCCTCTTCGGCGCCGCCGGCGTCACCGGCCTGGCGCGGGCGGCCGGCTACGTCGTGGTGGCCGCCGTATGCGGCGGGCTGCTGGTGCAGGTGGCGGTGCGCAGCCGCCGGACGGCCGTCTCCCAGGTCCAGCACCCGGCGACCGACTGA